In Daucus carota subsp. sativus chromosome 4, DH1 v3.0, whole genome shotgun sequence, one DNA window encodes the following:
- the LOC108218176 gene encoding uncharacterized protein LOC108218176, whose product MVCICFLVDQRRTKRNMKPVAATCSRCGSSAKVADIETSTRFCKIPFHWKSRKAIVCTFCGATLKSYA is encoded by the coding sequence ATGGTCTGCATATGCTTCTTGGTGGATCaaaggagaacgaagaggaaCATGAAGCCGGTAGCAGCGACATGCTCGCGGTGTGGTTCTAGTGCTAAAGTGGCGGACATAGAAACCTCCACGAGATTCTGTAAAATCCCATTTCATTGGAAATCTCGGAAAGCTATTGTCTGTACTTTCTGTGGAGCTACTCTTAAATCTTATGCATAG
- the LOC108216838 gene encoding uncharacterized protein LOC108216838 encodes MKTGGIISVLVLVIVLVAGVNGEFVTCTNRGSKCFLKQLKCPSQCPSTSPSNPSAKVCYLNCNSPVCSPECKNRKPNCSGRGAACLDPRFIGADGIVFYFHGRSNEHFSLVSDHNLHINARFIGLRPEGRTRDFTWIQALGIMFDNHKFSLEATKAAKWDDEVDHLNFSYNGNELAIPEGYPSIWKSANNEIKVERISSKNSIMVTLPEIAEISVNVVPITKQDDKIHNYNIPSDNCFAHLEVQFRFLGLSSNVEGVLGRTYQPDFQNPAKPGVAMPVVGGENKYRTTSIFDTKCESCVFSPAQVPRKEDSLVMDYGTMDCTSRSSGGNGIVCRK; translated from the exons ATGAAGACGGGTGGAATTATATCGGTGCTTGTGCTAGTAATTGTTTTAGTAGCAGGGGTCAATGGAGAATTCGTGACATGCACTAACCGCGGTAGCAAATGCTTTCTCAAGCAATTGAAATGCCCGAGCCAGTGCCCTTCAACGTCGCCAAGTAATCCAAGTGCTAAAGTTTGCTATCTCAACTGTAATTCACCTGTGTGCAGCCCTGAGTGCAAAA ACAGGAAACCAAATTGCAGTGGCCGCGGAGCAGCTTGTCTAGATCCACGTTTCATTGGGGCAGACGGGATTGTCTTCTACTTTCATGGCAGGAGCAATGAACATTTTAGTTTAGTTTCAGATCACAATCTCCACATCAATGCAAGATTCATCGGTCTAAGGCCCGAGGGCAGAACAAGGGACTTTACATGGATTCAAGCACTAGGAATCATGTTCGACAACCACAAATTCTCCCTTGAGGCCACAAAAGCAGCAAAATGGGACGATGAAGTTGATCACCTCAACTTCTCCTACAATGGCAATGAATTAGCCATCCCAGAAGGCTATCCTTCCATATGGAAATCAGCAAACAACGAAATCAAAGTCGAGAGAATTTCAAGCAAAAACAGCATCATGGTCACTCTTCCAGAAATTGCTGAAATTTCTGTCAATGTAGTGCCTATTACCAAACAGGACGACAAGATCCACAACTATAACATACCATCTGACAACTGTTTCGCGCATTTGGAGGTGCAATTCAGGTTTTTAGGACTGTCCTCAAACGTCGAAGGTGTTCTAGGCCGGACTTACCAGCCTGATTTTCAGAATCCAGCTAAACCAGGAGTTGCAATGCCTGTTGTAGGAGGCGAAAACAAGTACAGGACTACATCCATTTTCGATACAAAATGCGAGTCCTGTGTGTTCTCCCCTGCTCAAGTTCCGCGAAAAGAGGACTCACTGGTCATGGACTATGGCACAATGGACTGCACTAGCAGATCATCCGGTGGCAATGGAATTGTCTGCAGAAAATGA
- the LOC108216143 gene encoding uncharacterized protein LOC108216143 has translation MRVLSSSAYCSAASAAYPAAIPIRRRRSSSVACLQNTSIFVPEVDKAVDSLYSEFRSVDNLVASNTARVLKAFQNARVSSHHFGGCTGYGHEEAGGREALDQCFAEIFGAESALVRSQFFSGTHAITCALFALLRPGDELLAVAGAPYDTLEEVIGVRDSNELGSLRDFGVEYREVPLAGDGGLDWNALNVAIKPQTKCALIQRSCGYSWRRSLSVNEIGRAIKIIKMQNPDCLVMVDNCYGEFVELIEPPMVGADLIAGSLIKNPGGTIAPCGGYVAGQKKLVKAAAARLSAPGLGIDCGSTPGDIMRAFFQGLYLSPQMVGEAIKGSLLIAEVMAMKGYKVQPLPRVTRHDTVQAVQLGSREVLLAFCEAVQRSSPVGSFTKPIAGATPGYASEVIFADGTFIDGSTSELSCDGPLRVPYAVFCQGGTHWTQWGLVLGEVLKSI, from the exons ATGAGGGTATTATCCTCCTCCGCCTACTGCTCCGCCGCCTCCGCCGCTTATCCCGCCGCTATCCCTATACGACGTCGCAGAAGCTCCTCCGTCGCTTGCCTCCAAAACACCAGCATTTTTGTTCCCGAG GTAGATAAAGCAGTAGATTCACTATATTCAGAGTTCAGGAGCGTGGATAATCTTGTTGCTAGTAACACAGCGCGTGTTCTCAAGGCTTTTCAAAATGCTCGTGTCAGCTCTCAT CATTTTGGCGGTTGCACAGGCTATGGTCATGAAGAAGCTGGAGGGCGCGAAGCCCTAGATCAATGTTTTGCAGAGATATTTGGTGCTGAATCTGCACTCGTGCGATCTCAG TTCTTTTCAGGAACTCATGCCATCACCTGTGCTTTGTTTGCTTTGCTACGGCCAGGTGATGAG CTTTTGGCAGTTGCTGGTGCTCCTTATGATACTTTGGAAGAAGTTATTGGGGTCCGGGACTCTAATGAATTGGGCTCCCTCAGAGATTTCGGAGTAGAATACAGAGAAGTGCCT CTTGCAGGAGATGGTGGTCTTGATTGGAATGCTCTCAATGTTGCTATAAAACCTCAGACAAAATGTGCCCTCATACAGAGGTCATGTGGATATTCTTGGCGGCGTAGTTTAAGTGTAAATGAAATTGGTAGGGCGATTAAGATAATAAAG ATGCAAAATCCTGACTGCCTTGTCATGGTGGACAATTGCTATGGTGAATTTGTGGAACTTATTGAACCCCCCATGGTG GGTGCAGATCTCATTGCTGGCAGTTTAATTAAAAATCCTGGTGGAACCATTGCACCATGTGGTGGTTATGTTGCTGGACAAAAAAAGCTGGTAAAAGCAGCAGCAGCACGTCTCTCTGCTCCAGGACTTGGGATTGACTGCGGCTCGACGCCTGGAGATATTATGCGAGCATTCTTTCAGGGTTTGTATCTCTCTCCCCAAATGGTTGGGGAAGCAATTAAG GGAAGCTTGTTGATTGCCGAAGTTATGGCGATGAAAGGTTATAAAGTTCAGCCACTTCCCAGAGTGACCCGCCATGATACTGTACAG GCAGTGCAGCTAGGAAGCCGTGAGGTCCTACTTGCTTTTTGTGAAGCTGTACAGAGAAGTTCTCCTGTAGGTTCCTTCACAAAACCAATCGCAGGGGCAACACCTGGCTATGCATCAGAG GTGATATTTGCTGATGGCACATTCATTGATGGGAGTACGAGTGAGCTCTCATGTGATGGACCACTAAGAGTGCCCTACGCTGTCTTCTGTCAG